A stretch of the Xyrauchen texanus isolate HMW12.3.18 chromosome 20, RBS_HiC_50CHRs, whole genome shotgun sequence genome encodes the following:
- the LOC127661017 gene encoding brorin-like encodes MLVERREMLDSAAMTTGLIFVTWFLYTIARGNLIVSVPEGGEKERLERVLTQAKEGPLSPSAKQHLEELSNLKLDVIKGGNRSNTSRTRPNLSSLRRGFKVQGKSLEAWGEQESLKQTEEAPTEEANISLDAIDEYAYPDYRGKGCMDETGFVFAIGEKFTPGPSTCPCLCTDEGPLCTQPECPKLHPRCLRVDTSQCCPQCKEKKNYCEFRGKIYSSLEEFKVSRCEKCRCEPSGEVLCSVSACPQTECVDPEYEPDQCCPVCKSGPNCYADTAVIPAGREVKIDECTICYCTYEEGTWRIEQQATCSKNECRPS; translated from the exons ATGCTGGTGGAGAGAAGAGAGATGCTTGACTCTGCTGCCATGACAACAGGACTTATCTTTGTCACCTGGTTCTTGTATACCATCGCAAGGGGCAATCTCATTGTGTCTGTGCCAGAGGGTGGGGAAAAAGAGCGTTTGGAGCGTGTTCTGACCCAGGCCAAAGAAGGTCCGCTGAGCCCCAGTGCTAAGCAGCATCTAGAGGAGCTTAGTAATCTGAAACTGGATGTTATCAAAGGGGGCAACAGATCCAACACTAGTAGGACTCGACCTAACTTGAGCTCATTGAGACGTGGTTTCAAAGTGCAAGGAAAGTCTTTAGAAGCTTGGGGCGAGCAAGAATCACTCAAGCAAACCGAAGAGGCTCCCACAGAAGAGGCAAACATCTCCCTGGATGCGATTGACGAGTATGCTTACCCTGATTATAGGGGTAAGGGCTGCATGGATGAGACAGGGTTTGTGTTCGCCATTGGGGAGAAATTTACCCCGGGACCTTCCACCTGTCCTTGCTTATGCACAGACGAAGGTCCTCTGTGCACCCAGCCTGAATGTCCAAAACTTCACCCCCGTTGCCTGCGTGTCGACACAAGTCAGTGCTGCCCACAgtgcaaagaaaagaaaaactactGTGAATTTCGAGGAAAGATCTACTCATCTCTGGAAGAGTTTAAG gtGTCTCGGTGTGAGAAGTGCCGCTGTGAGCCCAGTGGAGAGGTTCTATGTTCCGTGTCAGCTTGCCCACAGACAGAGTGTGTTGATCCAGAATACGAGCCTGACCAGTGCTGCCCTGTGTGTAAGAGCG GGCCAAACTGCTATGCGGACACGGCGGTGATCCCAGCTGGCCGAGAGGTTAAAATCGACGAATGCACCATCTGCTACTGCACGTACGAGGAGGGCACCTGGCGTATCGAGCAGCAGGCCACCTGCAGTAAAAATGAGTGCCGGCCAAGCTAA
- the LOC127661019 gene encoding uncharacterized protein LOC127661019 has translation MCDTPNPWLSDVLREPNSGRLRGNGGVLTGQGYCGEQDDNQTDFKNRHSNETALLFVTKSMRQMKAGSRSFIHILLDAVNHPILLSTHSTMGIKGTVLSWFKSYRSGRSFKVTWNGGLSKSHQLLTLVLQGSVLGPNLFSIYTTSVGPIIQTHGFSYQCYADDTPLYFSFLPDDPTMTARILACLADILAWIKEHQFNSAYRRPTSSSFQLTLLLSITSPFSWVHLQ, from the exons ATGTGTGACACCCCCAACCCCTGGCTCTCTGATGTTCTTCGTGAACCGAACTCAGGGCGGCTGAGAGGAAATGGCGGAGTTTTAACTGGTCAGGGGTATTGTGGAG aacaagatGACAATCAGACAGACTTCAAAAACAGACATTCCAATGAGACTGCCCTGCTTTTTGTCACAAAATCAATGAGACAGATGAAAGCTGGCTCCAGATCATTCATCCATATACTGCTGGACGCAGTCAACCATCCGATCCTCCTGTCCACCCACTCTACTATGGGCATCAAAGGAACTGTGCTTAGCTGGTTCAAGTCCTATCGCTCAGGTAGGTCTTTCAAAGTAACCTGGAATGGTGGgttgtccaagtcacatcagctacttactttGGTACTTCAGGGCTCGGTGCTTGGCCCAAATCTCTTCTCCATATATACAACATCAGTGGGGCCCATCATTCAAACACATGGGTTTTCTTACCAATGCTATGCCGATGACACGCCGCTCTACTTCTCTTTCCTGCCTGACGACCCCACAATGACTGCTAGGATCTTGGCCTGCTTGGCAGACATTTTGGCCTGGATAAAGGAACACCAATTCAACTCAGCCTATCGAAGACCGACCTCCTCGTCTT